In one window of Streptomyces sp. NBC_01224 DNA:
- a CDS encoding damage-control phosphatase ARMT1 family protein codes for MTQPPPAPVVVSNVAGSFAWGVLHDRHPTLIERVRQTTPYPLEQQRALDTLLQEIAEDGVILPLPDTEPGADQWQQWGKEHIGSRWGDAPFLWAESYFYRKLLAALGYFAPGPWQGIDPFAPFKNAELAGPTVEAELAALDQLPQIPAVEQDRTLLHASLWGNRADLGFAVSAGDAGLGDRVTNLVADNSAVFWETLSASPPGKVCLVADNAGPELLPDLVLADHLLHTDRAACVVLHLKPYPYYVSDATATDTLACLHRLTTAPGYASEIGKRLRQALTTGRLTLRAHPFSCAPFPYADMPADLHEDFATATLTIMKGDLNYRRLVGDQHWSATTPFTDVTSYFPGPVAALRTLKSDVIVGLAPQTVHELEVTGPQWRTSGTHALVQVTS; via the coding sequence ATGACGCAGCCCCCTCCCGCCCCCGTCGTCGTCAGCAACGTCGCAGGCTCCTTCGCCTGGGGTGTCCTGCACGACCGACACCCCACCCTGATCGAGCGCGTCCGCCAGACCACCCCCTACCCCCTCGAACAGCAGCGTGCCCTGGACACCCTCCTACAGGAGATCGCCGAGGACGGCGTGATTCTCCCCCTGCCTGACACCGAGCCCGGAGCGGACCAGTGGCAACAGTGGGGCAAGGAGCACATCGGCAGCCGCTGGGGGGACGCCCCGTTCCTCTGGGCGGAGAGCTACTTCTACCGCAAACTCCTGGCCGCCCTCGGCTACTTCGCCCCCGGCCCGTGGCAGGGGATCGACCCCTTCGCCCCGTTCAAGAACGCCGAACTCGCGGGCCCAACGGTGGAGGCCGAACTGGCCGCCCTCGACCAACTCCCCCAGATCCCGGCAGTCGAACAGGATCGCACCCTCCTCCACGCCTCCCTCTGGGGCAACCGCGCCGACCTCGGCTTCGCCGTCTCAGCGGGCGACGCCGGCCTTGGCGACCGTGTCACTAACCTCGTCGCCGACAACTCCGCCGTCTTCTGGGAAACCCTGTCCGCCAGCCCGCCCGGCAAGGTCTGCCTCGTGGCCGACAACGCCGGCCCCGAGCTCCTCCCGGACCTGGTCCTCGCCGACCACCTGCTCCACACCGACCGCGCCGCGTGCGTCGTTCTGCACCTCAAGCCGTACCCGTACTACGTCTCCGACGCCACGGCCACCGACACTCTGGCCTGCCTCCACCGCCTGACCACGGCCCCCGGCTACGCCTCCGAGATCGGCAAGCGCCTGCGGCAGGCCCTCACCACCGGCCGCCTCACCCTGCGCGCCCACCCTTTCTCCTGCGCCCCGTTCCCCTACGCGGACATGCCCGCCGACCTCCACGAGGACTTCGCCACCGCCACCCTGACGATTATGAAGGGCGACCTGAACTACCGCCGCCTCGTCGGTGACCAACACTGGTCGGCCACCACCCCGTTCACCGACGTCACGTCATACTTCCCCGGTCCGGTCGCAGCTCTGCGCACACTGAAGTCGGACGTCATCGTCGGCCTGGCGCCGCAAACCGTGCACGAGCTGGAAGTTACCGGGCCCCAGTGGCGTACGAGCGGCACGCACGCGCTGGTCCAGGTCACTTCATGA
- a CDS encoding helix-turn-helix transcriptional regulator yields the protein MGPDPVAAASGASIRAFLNVREAADYLGMSPHTLYVWRHRRQGPPSFRMGVRGRVMYRLVTLDAWVRMQEQSDSRSNLELRPIEVGAQRRVRSATSA from the coding sequence ATGGGGCCCGATCCAGTGGCAGCCGCATCCGGAGCGAGTATCAGAGCTTTCCTAAATGTGCGGGAAGCGGCCGACTACCTCGGGATGTCCCCTCACACCCTGTACGTCTGGCGGCACCGTCGCCAGGGGCCGCCAAGCTTTCGGATGGGAGTCCGTGGCCGGGTCATGTACAGGCTGGTGACGCTTGACGCCTGGGTGCGCATGCAGGAGCAATCGGATTCCCGCTCCAACCTGGAATTGCGCCCAATCGAAGTAGGTGCGCAGCGACGCGTCCGCTCTGCAACTAGCGCTTGA
- a CDS encoding site-specific integrase, whose translation MAGYIEDRWIKKKKDPVTGKRERTARYGKGARYKVAGIPGIRDRSFATVEDAKAWLCRSATDEERGEFVDPRDGTITLADYIAKYWAPGKAGAPKTQQGHERRVRLHIVPHLGQLQLKQVTPAELRVYIAKLGSSVRSVDYVRGTLGELSGILETAVDDKRIARNPMRAKSVQWPKASKGRREAWSLETVLRVRDVINERNRIAVVLGLGCGLRQGEVFGLSPDDIDYARGVLHVRRQTQTIDGKLYYALPKSRKARAVDMPPSVAEELKGM comes from the coding sequence TTGGCCGGCTACATAGAAGACCGTTGGATCAAGAAGAAGAAGGACCCAGTAACGGGCAAGAGAGAGCGTACTGCCCGGTATGGGAAAGGGGCGCGATACAAGGTCGCTGGCATCCCAGGGATCCGTGACAGATCATTCGCTACAGTCGAGGACGCCAAGGCGTGGCTCTGCCGGTCGGCGACGGATGAAGAGCGCGGCGAGTTCGTGGACCCTCGTGACGGAACCATCACGCTAGCCGATTACATCGCGAAATACTGGGCACCTGGGAAGGCGGGCGCCCCGAAAACTCAGCAGGGGCACGAGCGTCGGGTGCGTCTCCACATCGTTCCGCATCTGGGACAGCTCCAGCTGAAGCAGGTAACGCCGGCGGAACTGCGTGTATATATAGCGAAGCTTGGCAGCTCCGTGAGGTCGGTCGACTATGTGCGTGGCACCTTGGGTGAGCTGTCAGGGATCCTGGAGACAGCTGTTGATGACAAGCGGATCGCTCGAAATCCGATGCGCGCGAAGTCGGTGCAGTGGCCGAAGGCATCGAAGGGGCGCAGGGAGGCGTGGTCGTTGGAGACTGTGCTCCGAGTACGTGATGTCATCAATGAGCGGAACAGGATCGCCGTTGTCCTTGGCCTGGGGTGTGGTCTCCGGCAAGGGGAGGTCTTCGGGCTGAGTCCTGATGATATTGACTACGCACGTGGTGTCCTCCACGTTCGTCGGCAGACTCAGACGATCGACGGGAAGTTGTACTACGCGCTCCCGAAGTCTCGGAAGGCCCGTGCCGTCGACATGCCGCCGTCCGTGGCTGAAGAGCTGAAAGGCATGTGA
- a CDS encoding HipA family kinase, producing the protein MLTEVTATRYVTPLREGGSLPGIVEADDLGTYVMKFTGAGQGRKTLVAEVICGQLGRRLGLRVPDLVQIQLDPVIGLAEPDQEVQELLKASGGLNLGMDFLPGSIGFDSLAYQVDSREAGRVVWFDALINNVDRSWRNPNMLIWHGDLWLIDHGATMIWHHNWPGAQVSAAKPYNASDHALAPFAPDIAVAAAELAPLVTEELLTEVAADVPDEWLVDEPGFDSTDELRRAYVEALLPRAATIHERITMEGPTEPKPSQAPGWLTEHLTPWPHPTKKKNDKDGQR; encoded by the coding sequence ATGCTCACCGAAGTCACCGCGACCCGCTACGTCACGCCCTTGCGGGAGGGCGGATCGCTGCCCGGAATCGTCGAAGCCGACGACCTCGGCACCTATGTCATGAAATTCACCGGCGCCGGACAGGGCCGCAAGACTCTGGTCGCGGAGGTCATCTGCGGACAGCTCGGCCGCAGACTCGGCCTTCGTGTCCCCGACCTTGTACAGATCCAGCTCGACCCGGTCATCGGGCTCGCCGAGCCCGACCAGGAGGTGCAGGAACTCCTGAAGGCCAGCGGCGGGCTCAATCTCGGGATGGACTTTCTGCCCGGCTCGATCGGCTTCGACTCGCTCGCCTACCAGGTGGACTCCCGGGAAGCCGGACGTGTCGTCTGGTTCGATGCGCTGATCAACAACGTCGACCGGTCCTGGCGCAACCCGAACATGCTGATCTGGCACGGCGACCTGTGGCTCATCGACCACGGCGCCACCATGATCTGGCACCACAACTGGCCCGGTGCCCAGGTCTCCGCCGCCAAGCCGTACAACGCCTCGGACCATGCGCTGGCCCCGTTCGCCCCCGATATCGCGGTGGCCGCCGCCGAGCTCGCCCCGTTGGTCACCGAGGAACTGCTCACCGAGGTCGCGGCCGATGTCCCCGACGAGTGGCTGGTGGACGAGCCCGGCTTCGACTCCACCGACGAGCTGCGCCGTGCCTATGTGGAAGCGCTGCTGCCACGCGCCGCCACCATTCATGAGCGGATCACGATGGAGGGCCCCACCGAGCCCAAGCCGTCACAGGCCCCGGGCTGGCTCACCGAGCACCTCACCCCCTGGCCGCACCCCACCAAGAAGAAGAACGACAAGGACGGCCAGCGGTGA
- a CDS encoding DUF3037 domain-containing protein: protein MTKRDVFEYALLRVVPRVQRGEFFNAGVVVYCHAQGFVAARIHLDETKLQALDPTADVVGVRAALHAVEGVCRGGADAGQAARDDAGRRFRWLIAPRSTVVQPSPVHSGLTTDPEAEVERLLDLLVR from the coding sequence GTGACCAAGCGCGATGTTTTCGAGTACGCGCTGTTGCGCGTGGTGCCGCGAGTGCAGCGCGGCGAGTTCTTCAACGCGGGGGTGGTCGTCTACTGCCACGCGCAGGGTTTCGTCGCAGCCCGTATCCATCTCGACGAGACCAAGCTGCAGGCACTGGACCCGACCGCCGATGTGGTCGGTGTACGGGCCGCCCTGCATGCCGTAGAGGGCGTGTGCCGCGGCGGTGCGGACGCGGGCCAGGCGGCCCGCGACGACGCAGGCCGTCGCTTCCGCTGGCTGATCGCCCCGCGTTCCACCGTTGTCCAGCCGAGCCCCGTGCACAGCGGTCTCACGACCGACCCGGAGGCCGAGGTCGAACGGCTGCTCGACCTGCTGGTGCGCTGA
- the fabG gene encoding 3-oxoacyl-ACP reductase FabG — MSTTEQRVAIVTGAARGIGAATAVRLAAEGRAVAVLDLDEAACKDTVEKITAAGGAALAVGCDVSDSAQVEAAVVRVAAELGAPTILVNNAGVLRDNLLFKMSESDWDTVMNVHLKGAFLMAKAVQKHMVDAKFGRIVSLSSSSALGNRGQANYSAVKAGLQGFTKTLAKELGKFGITANAVAPGFIVTEMTAQTAARVGMGFEEFQAAAATQIPVQRVGRPEDIANAIAFFTGDEAGFVSGQVMYVAGGPLN; from the coding sequence ATGTCCACCACCGAGCAGCGCGTCGCCATCGTGACCGGAGCGGCGCGGGGCATTGGCGCCGCCACCGCGGTACGTCTGGCGGCCGAGGGCCGCGCCGTCGCCGTACTCGACCTCGACGAGGCGGCCTGCAAGGACACCGTCGAGAAGATCACCGCCGCCGGGGGCGCCGCCCTTGCCGTCGGCTGCGATGTGTCGGACAGCGCCCAGGTGGAAGCCGCGGTTGTGCGGGTCGCCGCCGAGCTCGGCGCCCCGACGATTCTCGTCAACAACGCGGGCGTGCTCCGCGACAACCTGCTCTTCAAGATGAGCGAGTCCGACTGGGACACCGTGATGAACGTGCACCTCAAGGGCGCGTTCCTGATGGCGAAGGCCGTCCAGAAGCACATGGTGGACGCCAAGTTCGGCCGTATCGTCTCGCTCTCCTCCTCCTCGGCGCTCGGCAACCGCGGCCAGGCCAACTACTCAGCTGTCAAGGCCGGTCTGCAGGGCTTCACCAAGACCCTCGCCAAGGAGCTCGGCAAGTTCGGCATCACCGCCAACGCCGTCGCACCCGGCTTCATCGTCACCGAGATGACCGCGCAGACCGCGGCCCGGGTCGGCATGGGCTTCGAGGAGTTCCAGGCCGCTGCCGCCACCCAGATCCCGGTGCAGCGCGTCGGCCGCCCCGAGGACATCGCCAACGCCATCGCCTTCTTTACGGGCGACGAGGCCGGCTTCGTCTCCGGTCAGGTCATGTACGTCGCCGGCGGACCGCTCAACTGA
- a CDS encoding SDR family oxidoreductase: MTVQDSGKVALITGASRGIGYGIAEALVARGDRVCITGRGEDALKEAVEQLGSDRAIGVAGKAHDEAHQVAAVERTMEVFGRVDFLINNAGTNPVFGPIAELDLNVARKVFETNVISALGFAQQTWKAWQKENGGAIVNIASVAGISASPFVGAYGMSKAAMVNLTLQLAHEFAPVVRVNAIAPAVVKTKFARALYEGREAEVAAAYPLGRLGVPEDIGGAAAFLTSSQSDWITGQTLVVDGGIFLNAGVS; the protein is encoded by the coding sequence ATGACTGTGCAGGACAGTGGGAAGGTCGCGCTCATCACGGGCGCGAGCCGGGGCATCGGCTACGGCATCGCCGAGGCGCTCGTGGCGCGCGGCGACCGGGTGTGCATCACCGGACGAGGCGAGGACGCTCTCAAGGAGGCCGTCGAGCAGCTCGGCTCCGACCGTGCCATCGGCGTGGCGGGCAAGGCGCACGACGAGGCGCACCAGGTGGCGGCGGTCGAGCGCACCATGGAGGTGTTCGGCCGTGTCGACTTCCTGATCAACAACGCCGGTACGAATCCGGTCTTCGGCCCGATCGCGGAGCTCGACCTCAACGTCGCCCGCAAGGTTTTCGAGACGAATGTGATCTCGGCGCTCGGCTTCGCCCAGCAGACCTGGAAGGCCTGGCAGAAGGAGAACGGCGGGGCGATCGTCAACATCGCCTCGGTCGCCGGAATCTCCGCCTCGCCGTTCGTCGGCGCGTACGGCATGAGCAAGGCCGCCATGGTCAATTTGACCCTCCAGCTGGCGCACGAGTTCGCGCCGGTCGTCCGGGTCAACGCGATCGCCCCCGCGGTGGTGAAGACGAAGTTCGCCCGGGCGCTGTACGAGGGTCGTGAGGCCGAGGTTGCCGCGGCCTATCCACTCGGCCGGCTGGGAGTCCCCGAGGACATCGGCGGCGCCGCCGCGTTCCTCACGTCGAGCCAGAGCGACTGGATCACGGGACAGACCCTGGTGGTCGACGGCGGGATCTTCCTGAATGCGGGCGTGAGCTGA
- a CDS encoding ABC transporter substrate-binding protein, with translation MFYRASLQAAAVLASLSLLAGCGLLSDSGSKTEQKIVVGTTSEPSTLDPAAAWDNSWEMMRNVFQTLVSFPTGSTSPEPDAAEWCKFTDMTSTAYRCKLRKGLKFSNGDKLDAEAVKYSMDRITAIKVKGGPVGMLGSLDRVETKGDDIVVFHLSKPDATFPFILATPAMSLVAPSDYSKHKVRSDGKVTGSGPYLLDSYKPGNRAELVKNPDYKGFANRKNDAVTIRYFKDSAPVVAALKKNEIDAIYRGLTAEEVVSLEDNKDKNSNLQIVETVGADIRFLVFNPKDPAAGNAAVRRAIAQLVDRDALVAKVYQGTAEPLYSMVPKGIAGHTTSFFDAYGDPDKGKAKQILAKAGITKPVSMTFWFTTDRYGSSTAPEFDELKRQLEASGLFRITLKSKPWKEFQEGFTKGQYPVFGRGWFPDFPDPDNFIAPFVGKDSVTGMPYMKSEISEQLLPQTRKESDRGAVSKQFERAQQILVDDVRLLPLWQGKLYVAAGEDIGGGERALDPQTVMQMWELYRKASW, from the coding sequence GTGTTCTACCGGGCCAGTCTGCAGGCCGCTGCAGTCCTTGCTTCCCTCTCTCTGCTGGCAGGCTGCGGACTTCTCTCCGACAGCGGCTCGAAAACGGAGCAGAAGATAGTCGTCGGTACGACCAGCGAGCCCTCCACCCTCGATCCGGCGGCGGCGTGGGACAACTCCTGGGAAATGATGCGAAATGTCTTCCAGACTCTGGTGAGTTTCCCCACAGGAAGCACGAGCCCCGAGCCCGATGCGGCGGAATGGTGCAAGTTCACCGACATGACCAGTACGGCCTACCGGTGCAAACTCCGCAAGGGCCTGAAATTCTCCAATGGCGACAAACTCGACGCCGAGGCCGTGAAGTACTCCATGGACCGGATCACGGCCATCAAGGTCAAGGGCGGCCCTGTCGGCATGCTCGGCTCGCTCGACCGGGTCGAGACCAAGGGGGACGACATCGTCGTCTTCCATCTCTCCAAGCCGGACGCCACATTCCCGTTCATCCTCGCCACGCCCGCGATGTCGCTGGTGGCGCCCAGCGACTATTCGAAGCACAAGGTCCGCAGCGACGGAAAGGTCACCGGATCCGGTCCCTATCTCCTGGATTCGTACAAGCCGGGGAACCGGGCCGAACTGGTGAAGAATCCGGACTACAAGGGTTTCGCCAACCGTAAGAACGATGCTGTGACCATCCGGTACTTCAAGGATTCCGCCCCCGTGGTCGCGGCGCTGAAGAAGAACGAGATCGACGCGATCTACCGCGGCCTCACCGCCGAGGAGGTCGTCAGCCTGGAAGACAACAAGGACAAGAACAGCAATCTGCAGATTGTCGAGACGGTCGGCGCGGACATCCGCTTCCTGGTCTTCAACCCCAAGGATCCGGCCGCCGGGAATGCGGCCGTACGGCGGGCCATCGCCCAGCTCGTCGACCGTGACGCCCTGGTGGCCAAGGTCTACCAGGGGACGGCCGAGCCGCTGTACTCCATGGTCCCCAAGGGCATCGCCGGACACACCACCAGCTTCTTCGACGCATACGGTGATCCGGACAAGGGCAAGGCGAAGCAGATCCTCGCCAAGGCGGGCATCACCAAGCCCGTCTCGATGACGTTCTGGTTCACGACCGACCGGTACGGCTCTTCCACGGCCCCCGAGTTCGACGAGCTGAAGCGACAGCTGGAAGCCTCCGGGCTGTTCCGGATCACACTGAAGAGCAAGCCCTGGAAGGAGTTCCAGGAAGGCTTCACCAAGGGCCAGTACCCCGTTTTCGGCCGCGGCTGGTTCCCGGACTTCCCGGACCCGGACAACTTCATCGCCCCCTTCGTGGGCAAGGACAGCGTCACCGGGATGCCGTACATGAAGAGCGAGATCAGCGAGCAGCTGCTGCCGCAGACCCGCAAGGAGAGCGACCGGGGCGCGGTCAGCAAGCAGTTCGAACGGGCGCAGCAGATCCTGGTCGACGACGTGCGGCTGCTGCCGCTGTGGCAGGGCAAGCTGTACGTCGCGGCGGGCGAGGACATCGGGGGCGGCGAGCGTGCCCTGGACCCGCAGACGGTCATGCAGATGTGGGAGCTGTACCGCAAGGCCAGCTGGTAG
- a CDS encoding uracil-DNA glycosylase — protein sequence MTDTDLLPESWRGVLGEELQKPYFKELTEFVEEERAKGPVYPPRDQVFAALDATPYDKVKVLVLGQDPYHGEGQGHGLCFSVRPGVKTPPSLRNIYKEMKEELGLPVPDNGYLMPWAEQGVLLLNAVLTVRAGEANSHKGKGWEKFTDAVIRAVASRPDPAVFVLWGNYAQKKLPLIDEERHVVVKGAHPSPLSAKKFFGSRPFTQINEAVAAQGHEAIDWRIPDLG from the coding sequence GTGACCGACACCGACCTGCTGCCCGAATCCTGGCGCGGCGTCCTCGGCGAAGAGCTGCAGAAGCCCTATTTCAAGGAGCTCACCGAGTTCGTCGAGGAGGAGCGGGCCAAGGGGCCGGTATATCCGCCGCGCGACCAGGTGTTCGCAGCCCTGGACGCCACGCCCTACGACAAGGTGAAGGTCCTCGTCCTTGGTCAGGACCCGTATCACGGGGAGGGGCAGGGACACGGGCTGTGCTTCTCCGTGCGGCCGGGCGTGAAGACGCCGCCCTCCCTGCGCAACATCTACAAGGAGATGAAGGAGGAGCTCGGCCTGCCGGTCCCGGACAACGGGTATCTGATGCCGTGGGCCGAGCAGGGCGTGCTCCTGCTCAACGCCGTGCTGACGGTGCGCGCGGGCGAGGCGAACTCGCACAAGGGCAAGGGCTGGGAGAAGTTCACCGACGCGGTGATCCGCGCCGTCGCCTCGCGGCCCGATCCGGCGGTCTTCGTGCTCTGGGGCAACTACGCGCAGAAGAAGCTTCCGCTGATCGACGAGGAGCGCCATGTGGTGGTGAAGGGTGCGCACCCGTCACCACTGTCCGCCAAGAAGTTCTTCGGCTCCCGTCCGTTCACGCAGATCAACGAGGCGGTGGCGGCGCAGGGGCACGAGGCCATCGACTGGCGCATCCCCGACCTGGGCTGA
- a CDS encoding Gfo/Idh/MocA family protein, producing MKVGCIGLGDIAQKAYLPVLTTLPGVELHLQTRTPATLAAVAESHRIPLGQRHTDLESLLAEGLEAAFVHAPTAVHPQIVGRLLDAGVATYVDKPLAYELTDSERLVSLAEERGVSLAVGFNRRVAPGYAQCAEHPRELILMQKNRVGLPEDPRTMVLDDFIHVVDTLRFLAPGPIEHTVVQARIRDGLMHHVVLQLAGDGFTAIGAMNRLSGSNEERLEVSGQDSKREVVNLAEVIDHKGQPSVRRRGDWVPVARQRGIEQSVLSFLDAVRAGRLLSAGDALQTHELCERILRDLDCA from the coding sequence GTGAAGGTCGGCTGCATCGGGCTCGGCGACATCGCGCAGAAGGCCTATCTGCCGGTTCTGACGACGCTGCCCGGGGTCGAACTGCATCTGCAGACCCGTACCCCCGCCACCCTGGCCGCGGTCGCCGAGAGCCACCGGATCCCGCTCGGGCAGCGCCACACCGACCTCGAATCGCTGCTCGCCGAGGGCCTGGAAGCCGCGTTCGTCCACGCGCCGACGGCCGTGCACCCGCAGATCGTGGGCCGGCTGCTGGACGCGGGCGTCGCCACGTACGTGGACAAGCCACTGGCCTATGAACTCACCGATTCCGAGAGGCTGGTGAGCCTTGCCGAGGAGCGCGGGGTGAGCCTTGCCGTCGGTTTCAACCGCAGGGTCGCGCCCGGCTACGCGCAGTGTGCCGAGCACCCGCGCGAGCTGATCCTCATGCAGAAGAACCGGGTGGGACTGCCCGAGGATCCACGCACCATGGTGCTCGACGACTTCATCCATGTCGTCGACACGCTGCGCTTCCTGGCGCCGGGGCCGATCGAGCACACCGTCGTACAGGCCAGGATCCGCGACGGTCTGATGCACCATGTCGTGCTGCAGCTGGCCGGTGACGGATTCACCGCCATCGGCGCGATGAACCGACTCAGCGGCTCGAACGAGGAACGGCTGGAGGTCTCCGGCCAGGACTCCAAGCGCGAGGTCGTCAACCTCGCCGAGGTGATCGATCACAAGGGGCAGCCGAGCGTGCGACGGCGCGGCGACTGGGTGCCGGTGGCCCGCCAGCGCGGCATCGAGCAGAGCGTGCTGTCCTTCCTGGACGCCGTGCGGGCCGGAAGGCTGCTGAGCGCCGGGGACGCCCTGCAGACGCATGAGCTGTGCGAGCGCATCCTGCGCGACCTGGACTGTGCCTAG
- the lnt gene encoding apolipoprotein N-acyltransferase, with amino-acid sequence MRIPASRREQWERVLRSGRWRGCVALLAGALPALAFPAPSLWWLAYVGLVPWLLLIRSAGTGRRAALDGWLGGVGYLLAVHHWLMPSLHVFIVILAALLGTLWAPWGLLVFRVLRAPVSVAAAMAAVVVVPCGWLMIELVRSWEGLGGPWGLLGASQWEVAPALRVASVGGVWLVSLLIVAVNTAVALLFVAAARTVAVAGIVVCALAVGTMAQWAPQPERSGVARIAVVQPGVIAGPHSVERRLAVSERLTGELVGRDLDLVVWGESSVGVDLSRHPDITARIAALSRRVGADVLVNMDARQTGGSGRTGIFKSAVLVGPDGLTGDRYDKMRLVPFGEYVPARSVLGWATSLGKAAGEDRLRGSHPVTMWLPGAVGGKGLRIGPLICFESAFPDMSRHLTRDGAQLLIDQSSTSTFQHSWAPEQHASLGALRAAENGRPMVHATLTGVSAVYGPQGERIGAPLGTDTSGAAVFDVPVASGTTLYVRLGDWPVHGASAVLAVFCAFAGVRSLRRRHRDGPAAARGTAAPVVASPAESNESTGRSRP; translated from the coding sequence ATGCGGATTCCGGCCAGTCGGCGCGAGCAGTGGGAGCGGGTGCTGCGGTCCGGCCGGTGGCGCGGCTGCGTCGCACTGCTCGCCGGTGCGCTGCCCGCGCTCGCGTTCCCGGCACCTTCCCTGTGGTGGCTCGCCTATGTCGGTCTGGTGCCGTGGCTGCTGCTGATCCGGTCCGCCGGTACGGGGCGCCGGGCGGCGCTCGACGGCTGGCTCGGCGGGGTCGGCTACCTGCTGGCCGTGCATCACTGGCTGATGCCGAGTCTCCATGTTTTCATCGTGATCCTGGCGGCCCTGCTCGGTACGCTGTGGGCGCCGTGGGGTCTGCTGGTCTTCCGGGTACTGCGCGCGCCGGTTTCCGTCGCAGCAGCCATGGCCGCGGTCGTCGTCGTGCCGTGCGGCTGGCTGATGATCGAGCTGGTCCGCTCCTGGGAGGGCCTCGGCGGCCCCTGGGGGCTGCTCGGCGCGAGCCAGTGGGAGGTGGCTCCGGCACTCCGCGTGGCATCCGTCGGCGGGGTGTGGCTGGTGAGCCTTCTGATAGTCGCGGTGAACACCGCCGTCGCCCTGCTGTTCGTGGCCGCCGCCCGTACGGTCGCCGTCGCCGGCATCGTGGTGTGCGCCCTGGCCGTGGGGACGATGGCGCAGTGGGCACCGCAGCCCGAGCGGTCGGGCGTGGCCAGGATCGCCGTCGTGCAGCCGGGTGTGATCGCGGGTCCCCACAGCGTGGAGCGTCGGCTCGCCGTCAGTGAGCGGCTGACCGGCGAGCTGGTGGGACGCGATCTCGATCTGGTGGTGTGGGGCGAGAGCAGTGTCGGTGTGGATCTCTCCCGGCACCCGGACATCACCGCCCGGATCGCGGCCCTCTCGCGTCGGGTGGGCGCGGATGTGCTGGTCAACATGGACGCCCGGCAGACCGGCGGATCGGGTCGGACGGGGATCTTCAAATCCGCGGTGCTGGTGGGTCCGGACGGACTGACCGGGGATCGGTACGACAAGATGCGACTGGTGCCGTTCGGCGAGTACGTCCCGGCCCGTTCGGTGCTCGGGTGGGCCACGTCGCTCGGCAAGGCGGCGGGCGAGGACCGGCTGCGGGGCAGCCACCCGGTGACGATGTGGCTTCCCGGAGCCGTCGGAGGGAAGGGTCTGCGCATCGGGCCGCTGATCTGCTTCGAGTCCGCGTTCCCCGACATGAGCCGGCACCTGACTCGGGACGGTGCGCAGCTGCTGATCGACCAGTCGTCGACCTCGACGTTCCAGCACAGCTGGGCGCCCGAACAGCACGCCTCGCTCGGGGCGCTGCGGGCCGCCGAGAACGGCCGCCCGATGGTGCATGCGACTCTCACCGGCGTCAGTGCGGTGTACGGCCCGCAGGGCGAGCGCATCGGGGCCCCGCTCGGTACGGATACGAGCGGGGCTGCCGTGTTCGACGTACCGGTGGCATCCGGTACGACGCTCTACGTACGGCTGGGCGACTGGCCGGTGCACGGGGCATCGGCGGTGCTGGCCGTGTTCTGCGCCTTCGCAGGGGTGCGATCGCTCCGGAGGCGCCACCGGGACGGGCCGGCCGCCGCGAGGGGTACGGCGGCCCCGGTGGTTGCCTCACCCGCCGAATCCAACGAATCCACCGGTCGCTCCAGGCCCTGA
- a CDS encoding nuclear transport factor 2 family protein yields MTQRVDLSTVMDQLSIDAVITGYAMAVDDGEWVDYRALFTADGRADYRSAGGIEGPAAEVAQWLAETMRLFPVRQHLIVNRRLDIQDLGGYPGDRAEVRADYLNPMRLDSTAGGQGSSGAGATAPNFVSGGRYAFTLSRTGNGWRIRTVTVHEKWRGTADSLTPS; encoded by the coding sequence ATGACGCAGCGCGTGGATCTCTCGACCGTGATGGACCAGCTTTCCATCGATGCAGTGATCACCGGCTATGCGATGGCGGTGGACGACGGCGAATGGGTGGACTACCGGGCTCTGTTCACCGCGGACGGCCGCGCCGACTACCGCAGCGCGGGCGGTATCGAAGGGCCTGCCGCCGAGGTCGCCCAGTGGCTCGCGGAGACCATGCGGCTCTTCCCCGTACGCCAGCATCTGATCGTCAACCGCCGGCTCGACATCCAGGACCTGGGCGGCTACCCGGGCGACCGGGCCGAAGTGCGGGCCGACTACCTCAACCCGATGCGGCTGGACAGCACGGCGGGCGGCCAAGGCAGCTCCGGGGCAGGGGCGACCGCGCCGAACTTCGTCTCAGGCGGGCGGTACGCCTTCACGCTGTCGCGTACGGGGAACGGCTGGCGGATCCGGACCGTGACCGTGCACGAGAAGTGGCGCGGCACAGCTGACTCGCTCACCCCCTCCTGA